Genomic window (Subtercola endophyticus):
GGTAGATCCCCGCGCGCACCTCCTCAACACCGGCGACGGCTCGCGCGGCGAGAAAGTCGATCACGCCGCGCCCGTCGAAGGGCGCGCGGGCCGGCAGTGTCACCGTCACGAGAGCGCCAGGCGCATGCGCCGACGTTGTGCCTGCGATGCCCGACTCGCGCGACTCGCGCGTCTCGCGCGTCTCGCGCGTCTCGCCCGTCTCGCCCGTCTCGCGCCACTCGTTCGCCTCGACTGCCGCTCGCCGGAGACCGGCGGCACGAGCCACCCCGCCACCCGACATCCGGCCGCGCGCACGCCGCCCCTTCTCCCGCAGCGCCGACGGCGACATCTCGTACACAGCCGAGATGGTGTCGTTGAAGGCCCGTACGCTCGAGAATCCGCTGGCGTAGACGACCTGAGTGATCGGCAAGTCAGTGCTCTGCAGCAGAGTGCGGGCGCTCTGGGCGCGGTGCGCACGGGCGAGAGCCTGCGGGCCGGCGCCGAGTTCAGCGGCGAGCACGCGGGTGAGGTGCCGCGGTGTGTACCCCAGCCGCCTCGCGAGCCCGTCGACGCCCTCCCGGTCGACCACACCGTCGTCGATGAGCCGCATGGCACGGCCGGCCAGGTCGTCGCGCAGATTCCATTCCGGCGAACCCGGCACGGCATCGGGAAAACACCGCTTGCACGCGCGCAGGCCGGCCTCGTGGGCCGCGGCAGCCGTGAGGTAGAACGAGACGTTCTGGGGCTGCGGGGTACGAGCGGGGCAGCTCGGCCGGCAGTAGATTCCGGTGGAGTGCACGCCCGTGATGAACTGCCCGTCAAACCGAGCGTCTTTGGCCTTCATCGCGCGGTACCGCTGTTCGAACACGGGGTCGGTCTCGGTGGTCATCTGCCCAGTCTCGCTCACGGGCATCCGCTTGCCTAGCGAAAATCAGACACGGCGACAAGGAG
Coding sequences:
- a CDS encoding DNA-3-methyladenine glycosylase 2 family protein — translated: MTTETDPVFEQRYRAMKAKDARFDGQFITGVHSTGIYCRPSCPARTPQPQNVSFYLTAAAAHEAGLRACKRCFPDAVPGSPEWNLRDDLAGRAMRLIDDGVVDREGVDGLARRLGYTPRHLTRVLAAELGAGPQALARAHRAQSARTLLQSTDLPITQVVYASGFSSVRAFNDTISAVYEMSPSALREKGRRARGRMSGGGVARAAGLRRAAVEANEWRETGETGETRETRETRESRESGIAGTTSAHAPGALVTVTLPARAPFDGRGVIDFLAARAVAGVEEVRAGIYRRTLRLPHGWAVIELEARETSVLCRARLENLADLSTVSARVRRLFDLDADAQAIDEALASVPGLGESVRRVPGIRVPGAVDAYEIVFRALIGQQVSVAAARTALGRLADALGDRIDEGASSDIDAATGPLSPGADRKARAQNLTPRILFPTAAQIATVGREVLRGPAKRIDTIIRVAEALASGELVVDVGVSQAKLMADLQAFAGVGPWTAGYVAMRVLGATDILLDGDLALRAGATRLGLPGDRRELVRFAEQASPWRSYLGMHLWRANRSLEG